A window from Catharus ustulatus isolate bCatUst1 chromosome 14, bCatUst1.pri.v2, whole genome shotgun sequence encodes these proteins:
- the AMER1 gene encoding APC membrane recruitment protein 1 produces METGSPEERDGGDQRRQEGGDAPPDSANGSVMAAEPQQPPPGKLRKTAFKLFGGKRSICTLPSFFGGRGKKGLSKCKTHDGLSSAACDKGGGARPDSPSESSRDGQHGALPSSRSAQLPTDTSTRGDGGQQDSSPPGSMEGCDKKPSGEKSSFPRPKKGLKGFFNSIRRHRKSKAAESEKAELPEWSGDTEEAGNAPAVGAESQGAVEGRGAGPDPEATACPGGDSSCGEATEPMGAVADGGSSEGDTMAVPGNEDVPDVKPEAEAAACAEFDRESLLLAFHPDFMDNEPPCLHSGDLLSLMLGDVTSLKSFDSLTGCGDDIAEPDIAESSISVERSRDAAKRSSCLVTYQGGGEEMAIPEEAEDYLHQVWDSSVPGDSSYGAQVSSSSLETHASHEADAHPYMGDAMDGVDLLTPQSDQQESAPNSDEGYYDSTTPGPDDEAGEELKKDRLPRDSYSGDALYEFDALMSPSHGEESLFDGKVPRQGIFSYFMDFCLPAEKSLIQQMMDQKRGLMETEEEGLSAIQKELLYWELQREPILKRLDIPSKEKCPREKQCVECKSRAASSTGKGQSGLGSEQVASHTPSRAVNGGVAVARAENSEWRDFPGPLCPENCYNSQKGPGNCLIQLTKNTPGFDADLDCGMFGDSIHGSVAPAKAGMFPGFRLPEQEHGGAEPGPGEPQVGSEPEHAVSFSQALVEFASSGTLFSSLSESLGSSASSSSFTQNLPVLPTMVTFDVVDVEQDGEGECEQHPELTAGEDIAEAFDDGYGQKESLAECDERMSPGFSPGSFQSCNWGVASLPRHLRLHGLSPSMPAPLSVDRRSRSLDTESLEFELAEPQGPQPCRLWARREAARKDSGGARRSRSKEEGELLAPEGGLSWQLQHGTDTAPGGVELWGFAPAGAVESVWEPSEPPDSASPFLPLSRGGIGEAAERRPQEAELSRLPLRPSNLPLQPEARRAGSYRYHGDVPKLSRLLPLGEAGLPSSFGFACSPEHRAKGKPVGIAQGVPQHPGDSAGDTESPEPLKGRATPGHGGCRGTVCSVTDAE; encoded by the coding sequence ATGGAAACGGGCAGCCCGGAGGAGCGGGACGGAGGGGAccagcggcggcaggagggCGGGGACGCCCCTCCCGACAGCGCCAATGGCTCCGTGATGGCAGCGGAGCCGCAGCAGCCGCCCCCCGGCAAGCTGAGGAAGACGGCCTTCAAACTGTTCGGGGGCAAGCGCAGCATCTGCACCCTGCCCAGCTTCTTCGGCGGCCGCGGCAAGAAGGGGCTCAGCAAGTGCAAGACCCACGATGGGCTGAGCAGCGCTGCCTGTGACAAGGGCGGGGGCGCACGGCCGGACAGCccctcagagagcagcagggatgggcagcacggagccctgcccagctcccgCAGCGCCCAGCTGCCCACCGACACCAGCACCAGGGGGGATGGGGGCCAGCAGGACAGCTCTCCCCCCGGGAGCATGGAGGGCTGTGACAAAAAGCCCAGCGGGGAGAAATCCTCTTTCCCCAGACCCAAAAAAGGGCTGAAAGGGTTTTTTAACAGCATCCGGCGGCACAGGAAGAGCAAGGCTGCCGAGAGTGAGAAGGCAGAGCTCCCGGAGTGGAGCGGGGACACGGAGGAGGCCGGGAATGCtcctgcagtgggagcagagagccAAGGGGCTGtggagggcaggggagcagggccagACCCTGAGGCCACGGCCTGCCCGGGGGGTGACTCCAGCTGCGGTGAGGCCACTGAGCCCATGGGTGCCGTGGCTGATGGAGGCAGCTCCGAGGGTGACACGATGGCCGTGCCTGGGAACGAGGACGTTCCGGATGTAAAACCAGAGGCTGAGGCCGCTGCCTGCGCCGAGTTTGACCGCGAGAGTTTGCTGCTGGCCTTCCACCCTGACTTCATGGACAACGagcctccctgcctgcactccGGGGACCTGCTGAGCCTCATGCTGGGGGATGTCACCTCCCTGAAGAGCTTTGACTCCCTGACAGGATGCGGGGACGACATCGCCGAGCCCGACATCGCCGAGAGCAGCATCTCGGTGGAGCGCAGCCGCGACGCCGCCAAACGCAGCTCCTGCCTCGTCACCTACCAGGGCGGTGGTGAGGAGATGGCCATCCCTGAGGAGGCTGAGGACTACCTGCACCAGGTGTGGGACAGCAGCgtgccaggggacagcagctACGGGGCTCAGgtgtccagcagcagcctggagacGCACGCCTCGCACGAGGCCGACGCCCACCCCTACATGGGGGATGCCATGGATGGTGTTGACCTCCTGACGCCCCAGAGTGACCAGCAGGAGTCTGCCCCGAACAGTGACGAGGGCTATTATGACTCCACCACTCCAGGGCCGGACGatgaggctggagaggagctcaAGAAGGACAGGCTGCCCCGGGACAGCTACAGTGGCGATGCACTTTACGAGTTTGACGCCCTGATGAGCCCCTCGCACGGGGAGGAATCCCTGTTCGACGGCAAAGTCCCACGCCAGGGCATCTTCAGCTACTTCATGGACTTCTGCCTCCCTGCAGAGAAGAGCCTGATCCAGCAGATGATGGATCAGAAAAGAGGGCTGATGGAAACTGAGGAAGAGGGGCTTTCAGCCATTCAGAAAGAGCTGCTGtactgggagctgcagagggagccCATCCTGAAACGCCTGGATATCCCCAGCAAGGAGAAGTGTCCCCGGGAAAAGCAATGCGTTGAATGtaaaagcagagcagccagctccaCTGGCAAGGGTCAGAGTGGCCTTGGGAGTGAGCAGGTGGCCTCACACACCCCGAGCCGGGCTGTCAACGGTGGGGTTGCAGTGGCCAGGGCTGAAAATTCAGAGTGGAGGGATTTCCCGGGGCCTCTGTGTCCTGAAAACTGTTACAACAGCCAGAAAGGCCCCGGGAATTGCCTTATTCAGCTCACAAAGAACACGCCGGGGTTCGATGCAGACCTGGACTGTGGGATGTTTGGGGACTCCATCCACGGCAGCGTGGCCCCAGCCAAGGCAGGGATGTTCCCTGGGTTCAGGCTCCCGGAGCAGGAGCACGGTGGAGCAGAGCCCGGCCCTGGTGAGCCTCAGGTGGGCAGCGAGCCCGAGCACGCCGTGAGCTTCTCACAGGCTCTGGTGGAGTTCGCCAGCAGCGGGACCCTCTTCTCCAGCCTCTCCGAGAGCCTGGGGAGCTCCGCCTCCAGCTCGTCATTCACCCAGAACCTCCCGGTGCTCCCCACCATGGTCACCTTCGACGTGGTGGACGTGGAGCAGGACGGAGAGGGGGAGTGCGAGCAGCACCCGGAGCTGACGGCGGGCGAGGACATCGCCGAGGCCTTCGATGATGGCTACGGACAGAAAGAGTCCTTGGCTGAATGTGACGAGAGAATGTCCCCGGGCTTCTCCCCGGGCTCCTTCCAGAGCTGCAACTGGGGTGTGGCCAGCCTGCCCCGGCACCTGCGCCTGCACGGCCTGAGCCCCTCCATGCCCGCGCCGCTCTCCGTGGACCGGAGGAGTCGCTCGCTGGACACCGAGAGCCTGGAGTTCGAGCTGGCCGAGCCGCAgggcccccagccctgccgccTCTGGGCCAGGCGTGAGGCTGCCAGGAAAGACTCTGGCggagccaggaggagcaggagcaaggaGGAGGGCGAGCTGCTGGCTCCCGAGGGCGGCttgagctggcagctccagcacggCACCGACACCGCTCCCGGCGGGGTGGAGCTCTGGGGCTTCGCTCCGGCCGGAGCCGTGGAGAGCGTCTGGGAGCCTTCAGAGCCACCAGACAGCGCGTCCCctttcctgcccctctcccGGGGTGGCATCGGGGAGGCTGCGGAGAGGCGGCCccaagaggcagagctgagccgGCTCCCGCTCCGCCCCTCCAACCTCCCCCTGCAGCCCGAGGCCCGGCGGGCCGGCTCCTACCGCTACCACggggatgtccccaagctgtcGCGTTTGTTACCCCTGGGAGAAGCGGGGCTGCCCTCGAGCTTTGGCTTCGCCTGCTCCCCGGAGCACCGTGCCAAGGGCAAACCCGTGGGCATCGCCCAGGGCGTGCcacagcaccctggggacagcgctggggacaCCGAGAGCCCCGAGCCCCTCAAGGGCAGGGCCACCCCCGGGCACGGCGGCTGCCGTGGCACCGTGTGCAGTGTCACCGACGCTGAGTAG
- the ASB12 gene encoding ankyrin repeat and SOCS box protein 12 yields MSLMDINKMFSLLQPRDDEEHSEESEELSRAVCQDDHETLARLLSQDRYRRLINRRSGWGVPSTPLRLAATRGCLRSLQLLLAHGAQVDSLDVKAQTPLFVAVSNGHRECVRALLEHGANPLGSIYNNCSPLLLAARDGQVDILRQLLEHGAQPNVQARLPEWAANSVSCSGPLYLAAAYGHLECFRLLLLHGADPDYNCTEQAVLAQIREPKTLLETCLRHGCRGDFIRLLIDFGANVYLPNVPVHGVAPRSEGLELLLQARAHPKSLLSQSRLAVRRLLKQPSLSAALAELEIPTVLAKYLQHQP; encoded by the exons ATGAGCCTCATGGACATCAACAAGAtgttctccctgctgcagcccagggatgACGAGGAGCACAGCGAGGAGAGCGAGGAGCTGAGCCGGGCCGTGTGCCAGGACGACCACGAGACGCTGGCCAGGCTCCTGTCCCAGGACAGGTACAGGAGGCTCATCAACCGCAGGAGCGGCTGGggggtccccagcacccccctgCGCCTGGCAGCCACCAGGGGCTGCCTCAggagcctgcagctgctgctggcccacGGAGCCCAGGTGGACAGCCTGGATGTGAAGGCTCAGACCCCGCTCTTCGTGGCCGTCAGCAACGGGCACCGCGAGTGCGTGCGGGCGCTGCTGGAGCACGGTGCCAACCCCCTGGGCAGCATCTACAACAACTGCTCACCGCTGCTGCTGGCGGCCAGGGACGGCCAGGTGGACATcctgaggcagctgctggagcacgGGGCCCAGCCCAACGTGCAGGCCAGGCTGCCAGAGTGGGCGGCCAACTCGGTGTCCTGCTCGGGGCCGCTGTACCTGGCGGCCGCCTACGGGCACCTGGAGTGtttcaggctgctgctgctgcacggGGCTGATCCTGACTACAACTGCACcgagcaggctgtgctggcacagatcCGGGAGCCCAAAACCCTGCTGGAGACGTGCCTGAGGCACGGCTGCCGCGGCGATTTCATCCGCCTGCTCATCGATTTCGGGGCCAACGTGTACCTGCCCAATGTGCCCGTGCACGGGGTGGCACCACGCAgcgaggggctggagctgctgctgcaggccagAG ctcatcccaaatccctgctgtcccagtcCCGGCTGGCCGTGAGGCGTCTCCTGAAGCAGCCCAGCCTCTCAGCTGcccttgcagagctggagatCCCCACAGTCCTGGCCAAATacctccagcaccagccctga